The Chitinophagales bacterium genome has a segment encoding these proteins:
- a CDS encoding glycosyltransferase family 8 protein — protein MLHLAITLDQNLYIQLFALLSSIIHNKKDTTQITIHCIATGLSETQISTITKYLAINKIAIKYYEINSELTSKFYIHNTKSFTMAAYYRLFFPQLINQNINRLLYIDIDTLVLKDLTDLYTTNLDDFVLGAVYDNYVKTQPLIGITKEGQYFNSGVLLIDCNKWRTEDITQKCIDYLLQNPKNIIYVDQCVLNAVIQNKYKKLDIYNNMMYSYLPTKSTKKEMKKLQSKITILHFTLHKPWKMMCMNPFRKLYHFYLKKSPMKKENTIIDFEYSKLMPYLKFRILELYLFSDLLQKILLKNEKNNN, from the coding sequence ATGCTTCACCTCGCAATAACATTAGATCAAAATTTATATATACAGCTTTTTGCTTTGCTGTCTTCCATTATTCATAATAAAAAAGATACCACTCAAATTACCATACATTGCATTGCAACAGGACTATCAGAAACTCAGATAAGTACTATAACTAAATATTTAGCAATAAACAAAATTGCAATTAAATATTATGAAATAAACAGTGAACTCACTAGTAAGTTTTACATACATAATACAAAGAGCTTTACCATGGCTGCTTATTATAGATTATTTTTTCCTCAGCTAATAAACCAAAATATTAATCGATTATTGTATATAGATATTGATACTTTGGTATTAAAAGACCTAACAGATTTATACACAACGAATTTAGATGATTTTGTTCTTGGTGCTGTTTATGATAACTATGTAAAGACACAACCTTTAATTGGTATAACAAAAGAAGGGCAATATTTTAATTCTGGCGTACTATTAATAGATTGTAACAAATGGAGAACAGAGGATATTACACAAAAATGTATTGACTATCTGCTACAGAATCCAAAAAACATAATATATGTAGATCAATGTGTTTTAAATGCAGTTATACAAAACAAGTATAAAAAACTAGACATCTATAACAATATGATGTATTCTTATTTGCCTACAAAGTCTACCAAAAAAGAAATGAAAAAATTACAATCAAAAATTACAATACTACATTTCACATTGCATAAACCTTGGAAAATGATGTGCATGAATCCATTTAGAAAACTTTATCATTTCTATTTAAAGAAAAGTCCAATGAAAAAAGAAAACACAATTATTGATTTTGAATACTCTAAACTAATGCCTTATTTAAAATTTAGAATTTTAGAACTATATTTGTTTAGTGATTTACTTCAAAAAATATTATTAAAAAATGAAAAGAATAATAATTAA
- a CDS encoding ABC transporter permease, with product MFVKKEIAVQYKQTVLGPLWYFIQPIFTTIIFVFVFGNIAKISTDGLPQPLFYMCGIVIWNFFADCFIKTSDTFTQNSNLFGKVYFPRLISPLSVVISNLIKFFIQFGLFIIILIYYSTQLNFTIKITYSILFVPFLILIMGILGLGFGLIFSSLTTKYKDLKFLLQFGIQLLMYATPIIYPLKSVSKKMQEILLYNPITSVIEAFKYIFLGEGYFSVPWVLYSFFIALLILMFGVLIFNKTEQTFMDII from the coding sequence ATGTTTGTTAAAAAAGAAATAGCAGTACAGTATAAACAAACAGTTTTAGGACCATTATGGTATTTTATTCAACCAATTTTTACAACAATAATATTTGTGTTTGTATTTGGTAATATAGCAAAAATTTCAACAGATGGTTTACCACAGCCATTGTTTTATATGTGTGGAATTGTTATTTGGAATTTTTTTGCCGATTGTTTTATTAAAACATCAGATACATTTACTCAAAACTCAAACCTTTTTGGTAAAGTATATTTTCCAAGATTAATAAGTCCATTGTCTGTAGTAATTTCAAATTTAATTAAGTTTTTCATTCAGTTTGGTTTATTTATCATTATACTAATATATTATAGCACTCAATTAAATTTTACCATAAAAATTACATATTCTATTTTATTTGTTCCATTTTTAATCCTTATAATGGGAATATTAGGGCTAGGTTTTGGTCTTATATTTAGCTCATTAACCACTAAATATAAAGATTTAAAATTTTTACTACAATTTGGAATTCAGCTCTTAATGTATGCAACACCAATTATTTACCCTTTAAAAAGTGTTAGCAAAAAGATGCAAGAGATATTATTATATAATCCAATAACATCAGTTATAGAAGCATTTAAATACATTTTTTTAGGAGAAGGATATTTTAGTGTTCCTTGGGTTTTATATAGTTTTTTTATTGCATTATTAATATTAATGTTTGGTGTTTTGATATTTAACAAAACAGAACAAACCTTTATGGATATTATTTAA
- a CDS encoding DegT/DnrJ/EryC1/StrS family aminotransferase yields the protein MIPVNTPLLSGNELEYVSECIKTNWISSEGPFINKFEEGFSNYIGMQHGIAVANGSAALDIAIKALNISNGDEVIMPTFTIISPAQSIVTNGAIPVLVDANPNTWNIDVNLIEEKITPKTKAILVVHIYGLPTEMQPIVDLCKKYNLLLIEDAAEMHGQTYNGKMCGSFGDISIFSFYPNKHITTGEGGMLLTNNEELAEKCRYYRNLCFEKNGRRFVHHDIGWNYRMTNLQAALGVAQLEKIETHIHKKREIGNLYNKQLATLKNFQLPLEKTSYAENIYWIYGLVASNEELANETIEKLAKQKIGTRPFFWCMHEQPVFLKMGLFKNEQYPIAEKIARNGFYIPSGLGITEKEINEVCNALLL from the coding sequence ATGATTCCTGTAAATACGCCACTTTTAAGCGGAAATGAACTAGAGTATGTTTCTGAGTGTATAAAAACAAATTGGATTTCTAGCGAAGGTCCTTTCATTAATAAATTTGAAGAAGGATTTTCAAATTACATTGGTATGCAACATGGCATTGCTGTTGCCAATGGTTCAGCTGCTCTAGATATTGCAATTAAAGCATTGAACATTTCAAACGGAGATGAAGTAATTATGCCTACATTTACCATCATTTCACCAGCTCAATCTATTGTTACAAATGGAGCCATACCAGTTTTAGTTGATGCAAATCCTAATACTTGGAATATAGATGTTAACTTAATAGAAGAAAAAATTACACCTAAAACAAAAGCAATTTTAGTAGTACACATATATGGTTTACCTACAGAAATGCAACCTATTGTAGATTTATGTAAAAAATATAATTTACTATTAATTGAAGATGCAGCTGAAATGCATGGTCAAACATATAACGGAAAAATGTGTGGTTCTTTTGGCGACATAAGTATATTTAGCTTTTATCCAAATAAACACATAACAACAGGCGAAGGTGGTATGTTACTAACAAACAATGAAGAACTTGCTGAAAAATGTAGGTATTATAGAAATCTTTGTTTTGAAAAAAACGGAAGAAGGTTTGTACATCATGATATTGGATGGAATTATAGAATGACAAACTTACAAGCAGCATTAGGCGTAGCTCAGTTAGAAAAGATTGAAACACATATTCATAAAAAAAGAGAAATTGGAAACTTATACAATAAACAATTAGCTACGCTAAAAAACTTCCAACTGCCTTTAGAAAAAACCTCTTATGCAGAGAATATTTATTGGATTTACGGTTTAGTTGCTTCAAATGAAGAATTAGCGAATGAAACAATCGAAAAATTAGCTAAACAAAAAATTGGTACTCGTCCATTTTTTTGGTGTATGCATGAGCAACCTGTCTTTTTAAAAATGGGCTTATTTAAAAATGAACAATATCCTATTGCTGAAAAAATTGCTAGAAATGGATTTTATATTCCAAGTGGTCTTGGAATTACAGAAAAAGAAATTAATGAAGTTTGTAATGCTTTGTTATTATGA
- a CDS encoding ABC transporter ATP-binding protein: MENIVLKVENLSKLYRLGQIGTGTISHDLNRWWAKIRGKEDPSLQIGQVNDRNKKAESDFVWSLKEIDFEVEKGEVLGIIGKNGAGKSTLLKIISQITSPTTGSIKAKGRIASLLEVGTGMHPEMTARENIYLNGAILGMQKKEISAKFEEIIDFSGCTMYVDTPIKRFSSGMRVRLGFAVAAFLEPEILIVDEVLAVGDAEFQNKAIGKMQDISKDNGRTVLFVSHNMGSIKQLCNRCILLKDGYVKKIGEPDETIEEYLKLNINTVNLNERLKSFEFKKIKIIDILFFNISSPNNNISTFDTIAIEIKYKTLEYIQHPAFVISIKDKYLNELTRISTMPISGYNINDLGKGGSITLQIENIPFTKGIYHVDVGFVMERVEWYFNLESILTFRVENSTPYPSKYEIDNSKGLICINHHWKLETK, translated from the coding sequence ATGGAAAACATTGTTTTAAAAGTAGAAAATTTATCTAAATTATATCGTTTAGGACAGATTGGAACTGGTACCATCTCTCACGACTTGAACCGGTGGTGGGCAAAAATAAGAGGAAAAGAAGATCCATCTCTTCAAATTGGACAAGTTAATGATAGAAATAAAAAAGCAGAAAGTGATTTTGTTTGGTCTTTAAAAGAAATTGATTTTGAAGTAGAGAAAGGAGAAGTTTTAGGCATTATTGGTAAAAATGGTGCTGGGAAATCAACTTTATTAAAAATTATTTCTCAAATTACATCACCAACCACAGGCAGTATAAAAGCAAAAGGAAGAATAGCATCTTTGTTAGAGGTAGGCACTGGAATGCATCCAGAAATGACAGCAAGAGAAAACATTTATCTAAATGGTGCAATTTTAGGTATGCAAAAAAAAGAAATATCAGCAAAGTTTGAGGAAATTATAGACTTTTCCGGATGTACTATGTATGTTGATACACCTATTAAAAGATTCAGTTCTGGAATGCGAGTTCGGCTAGGTTTTGCTGTTGCTGCTTTTTTAGAACCAGAAATATTAATTGTAGATGAAGTATTAGCAGTAGGTGATGCTGAGTTTCAAAATAAAGCTATTGGAAAAATGCAAGATATTTCCAAAGATAATGGACGAACTGTTTTGTTTGTTAGTCATAATATGGGTAGTATCAAGCAACTATGTAATCGTTGTATTTTGTTAAAAGATGGATATGTAAAAAAAATTGGAGAACCTGACGAAACAATTGAAGAATACTTGAAGTTAAACATAAATACAGTTAATCTTAATGAAAGACTTAAATCTTTTGAGTTTAAAAAAATAAAAATTATTGACATTTTATTTTTCAATATTAGTTCCCCAAATAATAATATAAGTACATTTGATACAATAGCCATTGAAATTAAATACAAAACGCTTGAATATATTCAACATCCAGCTTTTGTAATATCAATAAAAGATAAATATCTAAATGAATTAACCAGAATAAGTACTATGCCTATAAGTGGATATAATATAAACGATTTAGGAAAGGGCGGCAGTATAACATTACAGATTGAAAACATTCCTTTTACAAAAGGAATATATCATGTTGATGTTGGGTTTGTTATGGAAAGAGTTGAATGGTATTTTAATCTAGAATCTATTCTTACTTTTAGAGTAGAAAACTCAACACCATATCCGTCTAAATATGAAATAGATAATTCGAAAGGTTTAATCTGTATAAATCATCATTGGAAACTTGAAACTAAGTAG
- a CDS encoding FkbM family methyltransferase: MKRIIIKLIDFFAQLVLKRSSIYIFLKDRYFIKNDDHIFLTLYYIKEVLSSNPIIVDIGAANGSFIDATKSVFSNFNLIGYEPLDDFYSILKEKYKDNKNIIIHNAVVSDSFGSTILYKTNNNYSSSLLKPSNIVFQNVTLDKEINVSKRHLDADLRDLTNIDLIKIDVQGAEKLILEQNIDTLKKTKFILLEMSIVEQYSEGVLYYELDEFLRINGFTLINSFFNKFAMPEFDALYCNKLL, translated from the coding sequence ATGAAAAGAATAATAATTAAACTTATTGATTTTTTTGCTCAGCTTGTTTTAAAAAGGTCAAGCATATATATATTCTTAAAGGATCGCTATTTTATAAAAAATGATGACCATATTTTTTTAACACTATATTATATTAAAGAAGTACTTTCATCAAACCCAATAATTGTCGATATTGGTGCAGCAAATGGTTCATTTATAGATGCTACTAAATCAGTATTTAGTAATTTTAATTTAATTGGATATGAACCCTTAGATGATTTCTACAGCATATTGAAAGAAAAATATAAGGATAACAAAAATATTATTATACACAATGCTGTAGTTTCTGATTCTTTTGGGAGTACTATACTTTATAAAACAAATAATAATTATTCCTCCTCTCTTTTAAAACCATCAAATATTGTTTTCCAAAATGTAACTTTAGACAAAGAAATAAATGTTTCTAAAAGACATTTAGATGCAGATTTAAGAGACTTGACCAACATAGATTTAATTAAGATAGATGTTCAAGGTGCTGAAAAACTAATCCTTGAACAAAATATAGACACTTTAAAAAAAACCAAATTTATACTATTAGAAATGTCAATCGTTGAACAATATAGTGAAGGAGTATTATATTATGAACTAGATGAATTCTTGCGTATAAACGGTTTTACTCTAATAAATTCATTTTTCAACAAGTTTGCAATGCCTGAATTTGATGCTTTATATTGTAATAAATTATTATAG
- a CDS encoding class I SAM-dependent methyltransferase has product MSNFNKEYSQYYDLLYSDKNYVAESEYILNTLKDHSKSLDSLLELGCGSGNHAQHLSHYFKNIVGIDLSEKMCEEAKNKKVKNLEVINNSIVDYRVDKKFNIAISLFHVISYITDNNDLINCFKNTHTHLEKDGLFLFDVWYAPAVNFLKPENKIKKLSDDKIDCIRITEPIIRYNENIVDVNFKIIVTNKANNQTSIFQEKHPMRYFSLPELNLLAQLTGFEIILAEEFLTKKELSENTWGACVLMKKV; this is encoded by the coding sequence ATGAGTAATTTTAATAAAGAATACAGCCAATATTATGATTTATTATATTCAGATAAAAACTATGTTGCCGAATCAGAATATATTTTGAATACTTTAAAAGATCATTCAAAAAGTTTAGACTCATTATTAGAATTAGGTTGCGGTAGTGGAAATCATGCACAACACTTAAGTCATTACTTTAAAAATATTGTTGGTATTGATTTAAGTGAGAAAATGTGTGAAGAAGCAAAAAACAAAAAAGTAAAAAATCTTGAGGTAATCAATAATAGTATTGTAGATTACCGTGTTGATAAAAAATTTAATATTGCAATATCATTATTTCATGTAATAAGTTATATTACAGATAATAATGATTTAATTAATTGTTTTAAAAATACTCACACACATTTAGAAAAAGACGGTTTATTTTTATTTGATGTTTGGTATGCACCAGCTGTAAACTTTCTAAAACCAGAAAACAAAATAAAAAAACTCTCAGATGATAAAATAGATTGTATTAGAATAACAGAACCAATAATTAGATACAACGAAAACATTGTAGATGTTAATTTTAAAATAATAGTTACAAACAAAGCTAATAATCAAACTTCAATATTTCAAGAAAAACACCCAATGAGATACTTTTCTTTACCAGAACTAAATCTCTTAGCTCAACTTACTGGCTTTGAGATTATATTAGCAGAAGAATTTCTTACAAAAAAAGAACTTTCAGAAAATACATGGGGAGCATGTGTTCTAATGAAAAAAGTATAA
- a CDS encoding glycosyltransferase produces MRKLKVGVWLEEYYNPEEGGAFGYFQQLIEALNNATFKDTELFFITKKETTIKYNLKNIYYIKTEKQKNKRSSLLYRIMNKLFKSFLNITLIQNQNNIIQNYNEDIKKELADIIDIIYYLKPGCHIPNFPYIYTLWDIGHLSMYAFPEVSMNGVFEIRKKHHELFPQKALMVFCESESGKKEALKYLGLNKNRVQVVPMFPSKIISKEVLAHQPKEIKKGEIFIHYPAQFWSHKNHYNLLLAFKEVIIKYPNLKLILTGSNKGNKAYIIDLINHLDLSQKVIDLGFISREELKWLYLNSFGLVMPTFLGPTNIPLLEAAELNCPVACSNLDGHKEQLGDYAYYFNPQNYMEITDAILSMIEDKKNGSIKTYDSIFNINNAVTAIETHLNSIKGIRFCWGSEDKIF; encoded by the coding sequence ATGAGAAAACTAAAAGTTGGTGTTTGGTTAGAAGAATATTATAATCCAGAAGAAGGAGGTGCTTTTGGCTATTTTCAACAATTAATTGAAGCGTTAAACAATGCAACATTTAAAGATACAGAGCTTTTTTTTATTACAAAAAAAGAAACAACGATAAAGTATAATTTAAAGAACATATACTACATTAAAACAGAAAAACAAAAAAACAAAAGAAGCTCCCTATTATACAGAATTATGAATAAGCTATTTAAAAGCTTTTTAAATATAACACTTATTCAAAATCAGAATAATATAATTCAAAACTACAATGAGGATATAAAAAAAGAGCTAGCTGATATAATTGACATTATTTATTACTTAAAACCAGGATGTCATATCCCTAACTTTCCATATATATATACTCTTTGGGATATTGGTCATCTTTCAATGTATGCTTTTCCTGAAGTTTCAATGAATGGTGTTTTTGAAATTAGAAAAAAACATCATGAGCTATTCCCTCAAAAAGCATTAATGGTTTTTTGCGAATCTGAGTCAGGAAAGAAAGAGGCCTTAAAATATTTAGGATTAAATAAAAATAGAGTTCAGGTTGTTCCTATGTTTCCTTCAAAAATAATTTCTAAGGAAGTATTAGCACATCAACCAAAAGAAATTAAAAAAGGAGAAATATTCATTCATTATCCTGCTCAATTTTGGAGTCATAAAAATCACTACAATTTATTGCTTGCATTTAAAGAAGTAATAATTAAATATCCTAATCTAAAACTTATACTAACTGGCTCTAATAAAGGAAATAAAGCATATATCATCGACTTAATTAATCATTTAGATTTATCTCAAAAAGTAATAGATTTAGGATTTATTTCAAGAGAAGAACTAAAGTGGTTATATTTAAACTCTTTCGGATTAGTAATGCCAACATTCTTAGGGCCTACAAATATTCCACTTTTAGAAGCCGCAGAACTTAATTGTCCTGTTGCTTGTTCTAATCTAGACGGACACAAAGAACAATTAGGAGACTATGCTTATTATTTTAATCCTCAAAATTATATGGAAATTACAGATGCAATACTAAGCATGATTGAAGATAAAAAGAATGGATCAATCAAAACATATGATTCTATATTTAATATAAATAATGCAGTTACAGCAATAGAAACACACTTAAACAGTATAAAAGGTATAAGATTTTGTTGGGGTTCTGAAGATAAAATATTTTAA
- a CDS encoding sulfotransferase, translating to MKLAFIISQPRSGSSLLQQILSSNSNIFSVPEPWFLLPLIYIYKKNISSVNIVSDFNYQFYQKNFNTFLNYVYSKTPDFSIEKQIQKLAYELYYMSFNQAEGNPTYFLDKTPRYYHIVSDILSLFPDAKVILLVRNPLSVFSSILDYNFKGNISFLSQKDRQDDLFKAPLNILNVKGKKNTIFVKYEDIINQPAITLKNIYNFLEINEYNENGNYLLDETFQKAFNIDNKSVKKHNQPSSKYINSWKESINNSQKKQLALEYINTLGKDVVLELGYDYDKIITQIKEHKVRKSFSLISFNHINSPDFSFKNTLKSFHKRILFSIYNKTTKKW from the coding sequence ATGAAGTTAGCATTTATCATTTCTCAACCAAGATCAGGGTCTTCTTTGCTACAACAAATACTTAGCAGTAATTCCAATATATTTTCGGTTCCAGAACCTTGGTTTTTGCTTCCTTTAATATACATATATAAAAAAAACATATCAAGCGTTAATATTGTTTCAGACTTTAATTATCAATTTTACCAAAAAAATTTCAATACATTTTTAAATTATGTTTATTCAAAAACACCAGACTTTAGTATTGAAAAACAGATTCAAAAATTAGCTTATGAGTTGTACTATATGTCTTTTAATCAAGCAGAAGGAAATCCAACATATTTTTTAGATAAAACACCAAGGTATTATCATATTGTTTCAGACATCTTATCTCTTTTTCCAGATGCAAAAGTTATATTATTAGTAAGAAATCCTTTGTCTGTCTTTTCTTCAATTTTAGATTATAATTTTAAAGGCAATATTTCTTTTTTGAGTCAAAAAGACAGACAAGATGATTTATTTAAAGCACCATTAAATATATTGAATGTAAAAGGAAAAAAAAATACAATATTTGTAAAATATGAAGATATCATTAATCAACCAGCCATAACACTTAAAAATATTTATAATTTTTTAGAAATAAATGAATATAATGAAAATGGAAATTATTTATTAGATGAAACCTTTCAAAAAGCATTTAACATTGATAATAAAAGTGTTAAAAAACATAATCAACCAAGCTCAAAATATATTAACTCATGGAAAGAAAGCATTAATAATTCTCAAAAAAAACAGTTAGCATTAGAATATATTAATACATTAGGGAAAGATGTGGTTTTAGAACTAGGATATGATTATGATAAAATAATTACACAAATAAAAGAACACAAGGTTCGTAAAAGCTTTTCTTTAATTTCTTTTAATCACATAAACTCTCCAGACTTTTCATTTAAAAACACATTAAAAAGTTTTCATAAGAGAATATTGTTCTCAATTTACAATAAAACAACAAAAAAATGGTAG
- a CDS encoding glycosyltransferase has translation MLPKISIVTPNYNGAKYLEACILSVINQNYTNLEYIIIDGGSTDNSVDIIKKHEKHITYWISEKDKGVFDAMNKGINISSGGFLYFLGSDDILCPNILNTINQYLDKENTSIVYGKVVQNNIMYGKEFKLNNLTQAEKLNPFIHQYIHHQAAFIHKQCFQILGLYDIQYKIGADVFFFLQALGNNEIKKTFIDIQICIMGNEGLSTKFEEMKLRDNFPQLVKKYLNIDINKKLYYREQAKYYLNDILKKKYLKGMFGLTTYIYRSREFLFYLKNLFYYTKKSFSK, from the coding sequence ATGCTACCTAAAATATCGATAGTAACACCCAATTATAATGGAGCAAAATACTTAGAAGCATGTATTTTGTCTGTTATCAATCAAAACTATACAAATTTAGAATATATTATTATTGATGGAGGAAGTACAGATAACTCTGTTGATATTATAAAAAAACATGAAAAACATATTACTTATTGGATAAGCGAAAAAGACAAAGGAGTCTTTGATGCAATGAATAAGGGAATAAACATTTCCTCTGGAGGTTTTCTATATTTTTTAGGAAGTGATGATATTTTGTGTCCTAATATACTAAATACTATAAATCAGTATTTAGATAAAGAGAATACAAGTATTGTTTATGGAAAAGTAGTACAAAACAACATAATGTATGGAAAAGAATTTAAGTTAAATAATTTAACTCAAGCAGAAAAACTAAATCCGTTTATTCATCAATATATACATCATCAAGCAGCATTCATTCATAAACAATGTTTTCAAATTTTAGGATTATATGATATTCAATACAAAATTGGTGCTGATGTATTTTTCTTTCTTCAGGCATTAGGAAACAATGAAATAAAAAAAACATTTATAGATATTCAAATTTGTATAATGGGAAACGAAGGACTTAGCACCAAATTTGAAGAAATGAAACTAAGAGATAACTTTCCACAATTAGTAAAGAAATATTTAAATATTGATATTAATAAAAAACTATACTATAGAGAACAAGCTAAATACTATTTAAATGATATTCTAAAAAAGAAATACCTAAAAGGAATGTTTGGACTAACAACATATATATATAGAAGCAGAGAATTTCTTTTTTATCTAAAAAATCTTTTTTATTACACCAAAAAATCTTTTAGTAAATAG